The segment AGCGGGGAGACCTGCGACAGGTAGAGGCTGACGACGACCGCCACCATTCCTCCCCAGCGCCACCACTCCCGGGTGGACGTGGCGATGTCCCACAGGTCCGGCGTCTCGGCGGTGGGTGTGGGGCGCATCAGGCGCAGCACGAGCCACGGCACCGCGAGGAACAGCAGCACCTTGCTCGCCGGGTAGAGCAGACCGGCCGGGTCCTCGGGGTCACCTGAGGGGCCAAGCGCCAGGTTGGCCAGGATGAACGCGGCGAGGCAGGCGAGCAGCAGCGCCGACTCAACTCCCAGCCGGTGTCCCCGCAGCGCGGCGCGGATGCCGCGTTCGGGCTCGTCGGAGACGTGGGGCGGGACGAGCCGCGTCAGGACCAGCCCGACGAGGACCGGAACGGTGAGCGCCCAGAGGGGAGTCGTGCCGTATCCGTCGGCGGACGACTCCACCGCGGTGTTGCCGGTGGCCCAGAGCACGGCGAACGCGCCCACGAAGAGCGCGAGACCCGCGACGAGCCACGGCAGCCCGCGGCGACTCGACTGGGTCGCGTCCGATGCCGGCGTGTGTTGCCGCACGTGATGTACCTCCCTGATCAGCCGCCTCGGGAGCGACCCAACGCTGGTGACTCGGGGACCGCGAACGCGGAACCGCACCCTGACGCATGCCACGGTAGGAGCGGTCCGACGCCCAACGACGCAAAACTCCGACGCGCGTTCGTTATTGTTATCTTTTCGAGATTTCTTTTGGTGGGCGGTCGATCCCACACCGATGCCCGAGGCACGGTGGTGCCGCGCGGCGAGCTCCGCCTGAGATGCTGGACAGTGTGTGGATAGGCATCCTGGGATGGCCCGAGGCGCGGGACCATGACGGCCAACCGATCGACGTCGGCGGGGCCCGGGTGCGCGCGCTCCTCGCCCGCCTCGCGCTTGACGCTGGGCGCACCGTTCCCGCCGATGCCCTGATCGACGACCTGTGGGGCTCCGCCGCACCATCGGCCGCGTTGAACGCGCTGCAGTCGCTGGCCGCACGCCTACGACGCGCCCTCGCCAAGGGCAACGTGAACCGCGTGCTGCTGTCCGAGCGCGGTGGATACCACCTCGCCGTCCCCGAGGCCGACGTCGACGCCCACCGATTCGAACACCTCACCACACAGGGCCGCCGCGCGCTCGCCGCCGAGCGGTACGAGACGGCCGCGCGTCTGTTGTGGGACGCCGAACGCCTGTGGCGCGGGCCCGCTCTGTCCGGCCTGGGAGAGCCCCCCTTCGCGGCCGCCCCCACCGCCCGACTGGTGGAGCTGCGGCTCCAGGCCACCGAGGCACGGATCGACGCCGAGCTCGCCCGAGGACGCCACGGCGCCGTCGTGGCCGAGGCCGAACGGCTCGCGGCCGAGTATCCGCTGCGCGAGCGCCTCCAAGGTCAGTTGATGCGGGTCCTCTACGCCGGTGGGCGACAGTCGGAGGCCCTCGCGGTCTACGAGCGGGTGCGCGAAGCGCTCGCCGATGAGCTCGGGGCGGACCCCTCCCAGGAGCTCACCCGGATCCACCTCGCCGTGCTCCGCCACGCCCCCGAACTCACTCCGGCGGACGCCACCCCCGAAACCGAAACCAGCGCTCCCGCGGACACGCCACCCACGACGAACATCGACGACACCGTCCTGGAACCGAACCTCCCGAAACCCCCGACCGCGCCTCTGACCACCTTCGTCGGTCGGGAGAAGGAGCTGTGTGACCTGCGGTCCGTGCTGGAGGAAGCGCGGCTGGTGACCATCGTCGGACCCGGGGGCGCCGGGAAGAGCCGCCTGGCGACGGAACTCCTGATCCAGACCGAACGGACCCACGACGCCGCGTGGTTCGTGGAACTGGCGTCGTTGACGAGCCCCGCCGACCTCCTCCAGGGCGTGATGGTGCGACTCGGCATCCGAGAACACGCCCTGCTCGACCGCCACAACGCGGCGACGTCCCGGATGATGGGTGACGCGTTCACCCGCCTGGCGGAGACCGTCCGCGACAAGGATGTCCTGCTCGTACTCGACAACTGTGAACACGTCGTCGACGCCGCGGCCTCGCTCACCCACCGACTCCTGGCCGCCTGCCCCAAACTGCGGATCCTGACGACCAGCCGCGAACCCCTCGGACTCACCGGCGAGAGGCAGCTCCCGATCGCCCCGTTGGCCGTCCCCGCCGAAGGGACCGTGGCGATCGACGCGACGTTCAGCCCGGCCATACGCCTGTTCCACGAACGCGCCGTGAACGTCCGCCCGTCGTTCACCGTCGCCGACGACAACGTGGCCGCCGTCATCGAGATCTGCCGCCGCCTGGACGGCATGCCCCTGGCCATCGAGCTCGCGGCCGCCAAGGTGAAGATCCTGAGCCCGGCACAGATCGCGAGCCGTCTCGACGACCGGTTCCGGCTCCTCACCCAGGGCAGCCGCCTGGCGCTGCCCCGCCACCAAACCCTGCACGCCGTCGTGGAATGGAGCTGGGATCTGCTGGACGAACCGGAACGCCTCCTCGCCCGCCGACTCTCGGTGTTCCCCGACGGCGCGACCCTGAGCGCGATCGAGGACGTGTGCTCCGGCGCGGACCTCCCCCGGGCGCGCGTGCTCGACGTTCTCGGGTCGCTCGCGGAGAAGTCCCTGGTGGAGTCGATCGACGCGGGGGAGGACGCCGCCCCGGAGATGCGCTATCGGATGCTGGAGACCGTGCGCGCGTTCTGCGCGGACCGTTTGTCCGAGGCGGGGGAGACCCAGGCCCTGCGGCGGGCCTCCGCCCGGTACTTCCTGGAGCTCGCCGAGACACTGGAGCCCCAGATGCGCACGGGGGAACAGCTCCGCTGTCTGGCGACACTCCGCGCCGAGAACACGAACCTCAACGCCGTCGTGCGGTGGGCGATCGACACCGAGGAAACGGAGATCGCGACGCGCCTCGCGGCCGCCCTGGTCTGGTACTGGCTACTCCGCGGCGGATACGAGTTGCACTGCCTCGTCAGGGAGGTCATGGCGCTTCCCAGCGACGACCTGCCCCTCGAACGAGCGGCCGTCATCTTCGCCCACGTCAACGCGGTACCGGATCACGTCGAGTCGGAGTCCGAACAGCGGGCCATCGCCGACATCCGGGCGCGGCTGCGCGACACCGACCTCTCGGACCACCCCTACCTGGCGTTGCTGGAACCGAGGGCCGCCCTCGTCATCGAGAACGATCCCGCGCTGGCCCTGCGCGCGTTGGAACAGGTCGAGGCGTCACCCGACTCATGGGTCCACGCCGCGAAACTGATGATGCGGGGATTCCTGAAGGACAACGACGGCGACACCACCACCGCGTGGCGGGACCTGAGCGCGGCGCGCAACCTCTTCGCGCGCGTCGGCGACGGGTGGGGGCTGTCGATGAGCGGGCAGGGGGTCGGCGCGCTGCACTCCCTCACGGGTGACTTCGGCCAAGCGATCAGCATCTTCCGCGATGCCCTCTCCCACCTGGAGGCCTTCGGGTCGGTCGAGGACCAGCCGACGTTGCGCGCGCAGATCGGACACGAACTGGTGCAGGCGGGTGATCTCGACGGCGCACGCGGGGAGTTGACCCACGCGCTGGACCTCGCCGACCGGTTCGGGGTGCCTGAGGCCGCGGTGTGGGCGCTGCGGGGGCTCGGGAACCTCGCCCGGAGCACGGGCGACCTGGACACCGCGCACCATCACTACCGTGACGCGTTGGCGATCGCGCGGGAACGCGCGGACGCCCACTACTGGCGAGCCTCGGTTCTGTCGGGGCTCGCGAGTGTGTGCGGCATGCGTGGCGACCTCTCCGACGCGAGGGACTACGTCCAGGAGGCCGTCACGCTCACCATCCACGCGCGGGAGATGGTGATGTTCTCGGGCGTGGCGCACAGCCTGGCCGTTCTGACGCACGTCGAGGGAGACCCCGAGCGCGCGACTCTCCTCACCGCCATGGCGGACCGCGTCCGTGGTGCACGGGACCGGGGAAACCCCGACACCGCGTGGGTCGAGACCCACGCCCGGGAGCGGCTCGGCGACGCCGCCTACGACGGGGTGTACCGGCGGGGATCGGCGCTTTCGCGGGAGGAGGCGGTCGCGCGGGTGCGCGCCGCTGCCGGGGTCACCGACGACGGAGAACCCCAGCGGCCTTCCCTCTGACCGCACCGCGCGTCCGACCAACGCGGCGCACCTGCCCGGGGATGTCAGCGATCTGTGCGTGACCTATCAGCGGTGTTTCCGATCGTGGTCCTGTTGCATCGACCACGGGAGGAGACGCGATGGCGTCTATCGTGCGCGGCACGGGGGATCGACGAGAACGGAGGAGCTTCTCCGCCGTCATCGTGGGCGGCGGGCAGTCCGGACTCGCGATGGCTCACACCCTGCGACAGGCCGGCGGGCGTCCGGTCGTGTTGGAGGCCGGTTCCCGCCCGGTGGGCTCCTGGCCCACCTACTACGACGGCCTGACCCTCTTCACGCCCAACGCGGTCAACGGCCTGCCCGGTATGGCCTTTCCGGGGCGGCCCGACGCCCTCCCCGGGCGGGACGACGTGGTGCGGTACCTGGACCACTACGCCGCGGCGATGGACATCGACGTACGTACCGACCACCGGGTCACGCGTGTGCGTCGGGACCCGGAGGGGTTTCGGGTGCGTACCGACGACGGGGTGGAGCTGTACGGACGGTCCGTCATCGCCGCCACCGGCGGCAGCGGGAGCCTCCCGCATCGCCCGGAGATCCCCGCGCTGCGGAACTTCACCGGCACCGTGCTGCACTCCGTGGAGTACCGTTCGCCCGCCGCGTTCGGGGGTCAGCGGGTCGTCGTGGTTGGTTCGGGGAACTCCGCGATCCAGATCGCGCAGGAACTCCTCGACCACGCCGACGTCACCATGGCGTCCCGCAGGCCGGTCAAGATCTGGCCGGGCTCCGAGAGCGGCCTTGGCACCGGGTTCTGGCGCGTCTTCCAGGCGATGTCCCGGGTTCCGCTCGGGCACTTCGCCCGCCACACTCCCAAGACCGCGGGGATCCCCAACGTCGGCGGCCTCCGAGAGGACGTCGAGAGCGGGAGGCTGGAGCGGCGGCCCATGTTCACCCAGGCCGAGGGACACGAGATCCAGTGGTCGGACGGCACCCGGGAGCACGTGGACACCGTCATCCTCGCCACCGGTTTCCGCCCGAACCTGGGCTACCTCGACGGCATCGGCGCGCTGAGGCCCGACGGCTGGCCGCTGCAGCGCAACGGTCTGTCCTCGGCGCTCCCCGGACTCGCCTACGTGGGCCTGGAGGAGCAGCGGGGATGGCCCACCGCCCTCTTCACGGCCGCGTACGACGCCCGGCACCTCGCCGTCCGTCTTCCGCGCGTCCTGCGCGACGCCGGGCGTCCCCTGTCGCCGGCCACGCGGGACTGACCCGGTCTCGTCACCGAAAGGAACAATGTCAGTGGAACACATCAGATCCGGCCACGCGATCGAAGTCGAGGGGCTGGTCAAGCGCTACGGCGACACACTCGCGCTCACCGGGATCGACCTGGTGGTTCCCGCGGGCACGGTGCTGGGAGTGCTGGGACCCAACGGCGCCGGCAAGACGACCGCGGTCCGTATCCTCGCCACGCTGCTCCGCCCCGACGAGGGCACGGCCCGTGTCGGCGGCTTCGACGTTCGAACGCACGCGCACCAGGTCCGTCAGCTCATCGGAGTCACCGGCCAGTACGCCTCGGTGGACGAGGAACTGACCGGTCACCACAACCTCACGATGGTGGGCCGGCTCCTCGGCCTCTCCCGGGTGGAGGCCAAACGGCGCGCGCGGGAACTGCTCACCGACTTCGACCTGATCGACGCCGGAACGCGTCCGGTCAAGACCTACTCCGGTGGGATGCGTCGCCGCCTCGACTTGGCCGCGAGCCTGGTCAACCGGCCGGACATCATCTTCCTGGACGAGCCCACCACCGGCCTCGACCCGGCCAAGCGCAGCGAGATGTGGACCAGTATCCGAGACCTCGTCAACGACGGGTCGACGGTGCTGCTCACCACCCAGTACCTCGAGGAGGCCGACATGCTCGCCGACGAGATCGTCGTCTTCGACCGGGGCACCGTGGTCGCGGGCGGAACGCCGTCGGAACTGAAGCGACGTTCGGGCAGCCAGACACTGGAGATTCGGCTCACCGACCCGGCCCGGATGCCCGAGGTCGCCACCTTGGTGGCGGGAGTCGTCGGCAGCGAGCCCGTCCATGACCCGGGATCCGCTCTGCTCAGCGCACCCGTCGTCGACGGCGCGGCGATGCCCGCGGTCGTGCGGCGACTGGACGACGCGGGGATCGAGGTCGCCGAGCTGGCGCTGCGGCTCCCCAGCCTGGACGACGTCTTCCTCGCCCTCACCGGACACACGGCGGAACCCAGCCAGGACGCGAACTCGAGTGCCGCGCCGGCCACCCACGAAGGGAGTCGACAATGACGGCGGTCGCCGAGAGGTCACGCACCCAGCCAGTGTCGAGGGGGCGGGTGACGCGGCGGGTGAGCCCACTACTGGGTGTCACGCAGTGTCTCACGCTGACCTGGCGCGGAATCGTCAAGATCAGGCGCAATCCCGAGGTCCTGTTCGACGTGACCCTCACGCCGATCATCTTCCTGGGCCTGTTCGTCTACGTCTTCGGTGGTGCGATCGAGGGGAGCTCCCAGGAGTACCTCCAGTTCGTCCTGCCGGGGATCCTGGGCATGCTCACGGTCTTCGCCACCATGGGGGTCGGCGTCGCGCTCAACCAGGACCTGGACAAAGGCGTGTTCGACCGGTTCCGGAGTCTGCCCACCTGGCGCGTGGCGCCGCTCGTGGGCGCCATCGGCGGGGACATCATCCGCCAGGTCATCGCCATCGCGGTCCTGCTCGGGTTCGGGGCCGCCCTCGGCTTCCGGTTCGTGACGGGGTTCTGGTCCGTTCTCGCGGCGTGCGCGCTCGCGCTCGCCTTCGCCATGGCGCTGTCCTGGTTGTGGGTCCTGCTCGGCCTGGTGATGCGGAAGCCGCAGAGTGTGCAGGGGCTCGGGACGTTGATCCTCTTCCCGTTGGCGTTCGGGAGCAACATCTTCGTTGACCCGGCGACCATGCCGTCCTGGATGCAGCGGTTCGTCGAGGTGAACCCGACCCGCCACCTGATGGACGCCCTACGCGGGCTCATGCTGGGTGGACCCGTGGCCACGCCGGTGTTCTACACGGTCCTGTGGATGGCCGGATTCGTGGTCGTCTTCGCGCCGCTGGCGCTGTGGGTCTACCGTCGCCGGGCCTGACACGTTGGTGACGGGGGCGCGGGTCGCGGGCCCCCGTCACCGTCACTGCCGGTCGGCGCGGCGGCCGGTGCGCCAGTAGGAACAGAACTGGACGCGGTCCTTCGGCACACCGGCCGCGGTGACGATCGCACGTGCGCCGAGGACGAAGGACGCCTCGCCGACGATGTAGACACTGGCGGCGGGGTCGATGGTGGTGGCGCGAAGGTGGTCCAGCGTGCGCTGGCCGACGCGTTCGGTGTGGTCGCGCACCATCCACACGGGGCGGGCGTCGATGTGGTGGCGGCGGTCGGCGGAGTCCGGCACCTCGAGCACGTAGTCGCCCGGTTCGCCCGACCGGGAGCGGGCGATGCCCTCCACCCCGGGCAGACCGCTCTCGTCGGCCACCACCAGGACCGGGCCCGAGTGGTCGTCCATGTTGAAGATACGACCCTGGTCGAGCAGACCCACGGTGTCGCCCGGCTGGGTCTCCAGCGCCCAGCGGGCGGCGACCCCCGTGACCTGCCCGGTCTGGTCTCGGTGGATCACGAGGTCGACGTCCAGCTCCCAGGCGTCGCCCACCCAGCGGGCCGCCCGGATGGTGTAGTTGCGCACCACCGGACGCCGGTGCTCCTCGATGGCCAACAGGCGCGAGTACCATCCCTGCGACGGTCCGAAGGGCAGGTCCAGGGATCCGTCCGGGGCGGGCAGGAACAGCCGGAACCAGTGGTCGTAGCCGAGGTGTTCGAACTCGTCCTCGAATCCGTCCCCGGTGCTGCGCAGGGTGACCCGGGCGAACCCCGGCGAGGGGTGGCTCACGGCGGCCACCGTGAAGGTGCGGACGGAGCTCCGTGTGGGGGTGACGGGGCGGGTGGCGGAGAGCGGTTCCGACATCGTTCCTCAATCAGGCCTGGGCGTCGGCGACGGGTGGGACGCGGCGCGAGGATGCCTCGAGCGTGGGGCGGCGAGCGCTCGCACCGCTGAGCGGCGGGGCGAATGGCCTCGCGTCAGAAAGGTTAGACTAACCTAAGCCCCGCAAGGGTGGCCACCCCCGCCGTCGGATCGGTTTGTCCTACTTCATGGTGGTCGCGACCCCGGCCCGCCCGCGTCGGTGGGGCGCTGGGCTTCCCCGGGGCGGCTCGTCCCGTGTCGCCGAGCCGCCGGAACTCGGCGACGGTTCGCCATAAAAAGTGTGATCTGGGCAATTGCGCCGACGGCCACCGTCCGTCTAACTTTGGTTAGGCAATCCTTAGTATGACGTGGTTGGCCGGTTTCGTGTGCCTTGGGGAAGCTCCCACGGGTCGTTCCCGGGGCAGAGTAGTCCTCCCCCCAGGGGCCGGTCAGCGACGTGGCAGAACCCGAACGGCGCGAGACGGCATAAGGCCCGACCTTCGCGCGCGACAGACCAGCAGGAGCTCGACCCACCCACCAGCCGCCCCCCACTGATCAACCTCAGAAGGACACCATGCCCCGCACCTCCCGACTGACCCTGGTTCCCTCCGCGGTCCTCCTCACCGTCGGCCTCGCGGCCTGCTCCTCCGGAACCTCCGGAGACGACGCCGAAGCCTCCGCCGACTGGACCCCCGTCACTGTGGAACACGCCTTCGGGACCACCACCATCGACGCCGAGCCCGAACGGGTCGCCACCGTGAACTGGGCGAACCACGAGGTCCCGCTCGCCCTGGGCGTCGTTCCGGTGGGGATGGCCGCCGCCAACTTCGGTGACGACGACGGCGACGGCGTCCTGCCCTGGGTCGACGAACGTCTGGAAGAGTTGGACGCGGAGACGCCCGTGCTGTTCGACGAGACGGACGGCATCGACTTCGAGGCCGTCTCCGACACCGCGCCGGACGTGATCCTCGCCGCCTACTCCGGGCTCACCCAGGAGGACTACGACACCCTGAGCGAGATCGCCCCCGTCGTCGCCTATCCGGAGACCGCGTGGGGAACCCCGTGGCGCGAGATGATCGAGCTGAACAGTGCCGCTCTCGGCATGGAGGACGAGGGGGCGGACCTCATCGCCGATCTGGAGCAGCGGATCGACGCCGCCGCCGCGGAACACCCGGCGATCCAGGACGCCGCCACCATGTTCCTGACCCACGTCGACACCGCCGACCTCAGCGAGGTCAGTTTCTACACGGCGCACGACACCCGCACCATGTTCTTCGAGGACCTCGGGATGGCGACGCCGGAGAGTATCGCCGAGGCCTCGGCTGAGACCGACGAGTTCTCCCTCACCCAGAGCGCGGAGCAGGCGGACGCCTTCGACGACGTCGAGATCATCGTCACCTACGGCGGCGACGAGCTCGTCGACGCACTGGAGGGCGACCCGCTGCTGTCCCAGATGCCGGCGGTCGAGAACGGGGCCGTCGTCAGTCTCCCCGGCGACAGCCCCCTGGGCACCGCCGCGAACCCCACACCGTTGTCGATCGAATGGATCCTCGACGACTACCTGGAGCTTCTCGACGAGGCGGCTGACGCGGCGCAGTGACGTCCACCCCCGCACCGCCCCCCGCCGGAACCCACGTCGCGGACGCCGCACCCGTGCGGCGTCCGCCGCGCGGCCGGGCACTCTGGTTCCTCGTCGGGCTGGGTGTCCTGGCGGCGCTCATGGTCGCCTCGGTGACCTTCGGCGCCCGGGACGTCCAGCCGGCCGACATCGTGGCCGCCTTCGGCGGATCCACCGACGGGTTCAGCGAGGCGGCGGTCGCCAAACGCATCCCACGTACCCTGCTCGCGGTGATCGCGGGGGCCGCCCTGGGAGTGTCCGGCGCGGTCATGCAGGGGGTCACCCGCAACCCGCTCGCCGACCCCGGGATTCTCGGCGTCAACATGGGGGCGTCGCTGGCGGTCGTCCTCGGGATGGCTTCCTTCGGGCTCGCCACCGCGTCCGGCTTCATCTGGGTCGCGATCGTGGGCGCGGGCGTCACCGCCGTGTTCGTCTACGCGATCGGTTCGATGGGCCGTGGCGGGGCGACCCCACTGAAGCTCGCTCTCGCCGGGGCGGCGACCTCGGCGGCCCTCGCGTCGTTGATCACCGCCGTGGTGTTGCCCCGTGGCGACATCGCGGACGGAGCCCGGTCCTGGCAGATCGGCGGCGTCGGCGGCGGCACCTTCGACAGCATCTCCCACGTCCTGCCCTTCCTCGCGGTCGGGTTCGTCGTCAGCCTGCTCTCCGCCCGGGGGCTCAACCTGCTCGCCCTCGGTGACGATCTCGCCTCGGGCCTGGGGCAACGTGTGGCCCTCGCCCGGGGCGCCGGCGTCCTCGGCGCGGTGGTCCTGTGCGGAGCGACCACGGCCGTCACCGGCCCCATCGCCTTCGTCGGCCTCGTGGTGCCGCACGTCTGCCGTCTCCTCGCCGGAGTGGACCACCGGTGGCTGGTCCCCTTCTCCGCCCTGGGCGGAGCCGCCCTCCTCACCGCGGCGGACGTCGTGGGCCGCGTCGTGGCACGCCCCGAGCAGATCGACGTGGGCATCGTGACGGCGCTGGTGGGTGCCCCGTTCTTCATCTACTTCGTCCGTCGACAGAAGGTGCGGTCGCTGTGAGCACCACGACCCTCCAGGCGGTCACCCAGGGCCGGGTGCGGCGGGCGCGGCGGCGCCGCTTCGTCATCGTCCTGTTGTCGGTCCTGATCGTGATCGCGTTCGCCGTCACGTTGATGGTCGGCCAGACGTTCTACCCGCCCGGCGACGTCGTGCGGGTAGTTCTGGGCCAGGACGTGGCGGGCGCGTCGTTCACCGTGGGTCGGCTGCGGCTTCCGCGCGCCGTGCTGGCGGTCGTCGCGGGGCTGTGTTTCGGGCTCGCCGGTGTCACCTTCCAGACGATGCTCCGCAACCCCCTGGCCAGCCCCGACATAATCGGCATCAGCTCCGGTGCGAGCGCCGCGGCGACGTTCGCGATCGTCACGCTCTCGCTCGACCGCGTCGGCGTCTCCGCTTTCGCGATCACCGCCGGGCTGGTGGTGGCCATCCTCGTGTACACCCTGTCCTACAAGGGTGGGGTGGCCGGGACCCGGCTGATCCTGGTCGGGATCGGTATCGCCGCGATGCTGGACAGCGTCACCAACTACCTGTTGGACCGGGCGGCACAGTGGGACCTGCAGGAGGCCATGCGCTGGCTGACCGGGAGCCTCAACGGGTCCTCCTGGCAGGAGGTCATCCCCGTCGTCGTCGCCTTGGTGGTGATCGGCCCCGTGCTCCTAGCCCAGACCGGCAACGTCGCCACGTTCCAACTCGGCGACGACACGGCTTCCGCCCTGGGGGTTCGGGTGAACCGGACCCGGCTGCTGGCCGTGGTCGGGGCGGTCGGCCTGATCTCGTTCGCCACCGCGGCGACCGGGCCGATCGCGTTCGTGGCGTTCCTGGCCGGCCCCATCGCGGCGCGTGTCGTGGGCCCGAACGGATCGCTCGTCATCCCCGCCGCCCTGGTCGGGGCGCTCCTGGTGTTGGTCGCCGACTTCTGCGGCCAGTTCGTCTTCGGGACCCGGTTCCCCGTCGGCGTTGTCACGGGCGTGCTCGGCGCGCCCTACCTCATCTACCTGATCGTGCGCAGCAACCGTGTGGGAGGCTCCCTGTGACCCTGGATCACTCGCTCCTCGTCGAGGGATTGACGCTCGGGTACAAGGACCGCGTCGTCATCGAGTCCCTGGACCTCGCCATCCCACCAGGAAAGATCACCGCGGTGGTGGGGGCCAACGCGTGCGGCAAGTCCACCCTGCTGCGCTCGATGTCCCGTCTCCTCACACCGCGCGGTGGGCAGGTCCTGCTGGACGGCAAGCAGGTGCACCGCCTGCCGTCCAAGGAGGTCGCGCGGACGTTGGGGCTGCTGCCCCAGTCCCCGATCGCGCCCGAGGGGATCACGGTGAGCGATCTCGTCGGGCGGGGCAGGCACCCGTACCAGCGTCTGCTGTCCCGCTGGAGCAAGGAGGACGACGAAGCCGTCGCCGCCGCCCTGGACGCCACGGGATCCGCCGACCTCGCCGACCGACCGGTCGACGAGCTCTCCGGTGGGCAGCGCCAACGCGTGTGGATCGCGATGGCCCTCGCCCAGCGCACCGACCTCCTGCTGCTGGACGAACCCACCACGTTCCTCGACGTGAGCCACCAGGTCGAGGTACTCGACCTCCTCACCGACCTCAATCAGACGCTCGGAACGACCATCGTCCTGGTTCTGCACGACCTGAACCTCGCGGCCCGCTATGCCGACCACCTGATCGCGCTCGCTTCCGGCCACCTCCACGCGGCGGGCCCACCCGAGGAGGTCCTGACCCCCGACACCGTTCTCGCGGTGTTCGGTCTCCACAGCCAGATCATCACCGACCCCACCTGTGGCAAGCCGTTGATGCTTCCGATCGGCAGACATCACAGCGCGGTGCCTTCGGTGGACACCGCCTGACCGAGACCGACCACGGTTCGTGTGGCTCCACACGGCCCCTTCGGACGTCGCGTGTCCGGCGCCGGTGGCGTACCCCTACCCGTGGGGGCACGCACCACCGGTGGCCAGGACGGCGAGCGCCGTCGTCTCAGACGGAACCGCGCGTCACAGGTGGGGGAGAACAGAACCCTTCGCTCGCGCCACCGAACCAACGAGGTGAGCCCCCGCGCTCGGCCCCCGCCGTGGAGCGCGACGGTTCCTCGGGTGGCGATCCCGGCATCAGGTGTGGATCCCAGAGCTGGAGGAGTGCGACGCGCGGAACCCGTGCCCCCAGCGTGGACGGGGCGGGACGAGGTCCGGGTTCCCCTGGTTCGACCCTGAGTCGCCCCGGAGAAACCCGGCGAAGTGTGCGCTCCGTGAAGGAGTTGTCACTACACTCGCTGTCCATGCGGAAAGTTAACTATCCAACCGGACAGTCACCTG is part of the Spiractinospora alimapuensis genome and harbors:
- a CDS encoding siderophore-interacting protein, with protein sequence MSEPLSATRPVTPTRSSVRTFTVAAVSHPSPGFARVTLRSTGDGFEDEFEHLGYDHWFRLFLPAPDGSLDLPFGPSQGWYSRLLAIEEHRRPVVRNYTIRAARWVGDAWELDVDLVIHRDQTGQVTGVAARWALETQPGDTVGLLDQGRIFNMDDHSGPVLVVADESGLPGVEGIARSRSGEPGDYVLEVPDSADRRHHIDARPVWMVRDHTERVGQRTLDHLRATTIDPAASVYIVGEASFVLGARAIVTAAGVPKDRVQFCSYWRTGRRADRQ
- a CDS encoding ABC transporter permease, whose protein sequence is MTAVAERSRTQPVSRGRVTRRVSPLLGVTQCLTLTWRGIVKIRRNPEVLFDVTLTPIIFLGLFVYVFGGAIEGSSQEYLQFVLPGILGMLTVFATMGVGVALNQDLDKGVFDRFRSLPTWRVAPLVGAIGGDIIRQVIAIAVLLGFGAALGFRFVTGFWSVLAACALALAFAMALSWLWVLLGLVMRKPQSVQGLGTLILFPLAFGSNIFVDPATMPSWMQRFVEVNPTRHLMDALRGLMLGGPVATPVFYTVLWMAGFVVVFAPLALWVYRRRA
- a CDS encoding CPBP family intramembrane glutamic endopeptidase; translated protein: MRQHTPASDATQSSRRGLPWLVAGLALFVGAFAVLWATGNTAVESSADGYGTTPLWALTVPVLVGLVLTRLVPPHVSDEPERGIRAALRGHRLGVESALLLACLAAFILANLALGPSGDPEDPAGLLYPASKVLLFLAVPWLVLRLMRPTPTAETPDLWDIATSTREWWRWGGMVAVVVSLYLSQVSPLASPAPTAESLPPMAVLLVTMVGTFLTASVLEEVFFRVWLQTRLEFLVGRWAGIVLSSLAFGVMHVASHQALGTPALILAQVLAVQGVSGLLYGYLWSRYRNLWVIIILHTGINSLALIPALLSA
- a CDS encoding ATP-binding cassette domain-containing protein → MSVEHIRSGHAIEVEGLVKRYGDTLALTGIDLVVPAGTVLGVLGPNGAGKTTAVRILATLLRPDEGTARVGGFDVRTHAHQVRQLIGVTGQYASVDEELTGHHNLTMVGRLLGLSRVEAKRRARELLTDFDLIDAGTRPVKTYSGGMRRRLDLAASLVNRPDIIFLDEPTTGLDPAKRSEMWTSIRDLVNDGSTVLLTTQYLEEADMLADEIVVFDRGTVVAGGTPSELKRRSGSQTLEIRLTDPARMPEVATLVAGVVGSEPVHDPGSALLSAPVVDGAAMPAVVRRLDDAGIEVAELALRLPSLDDVFLALTGHTAEPSQDANSSAAPATHEGSRQ
- a CDS encoding flavin-containing monooxygenase: MASIVRGTGDRRERRSFSAVIVGGGQSGLAMAHTLRQAGGRPVVLEAGSRPVGSWPTYYDGLTLFTPNAVNGLPGMAFPGRPDALPGRDDVVRYLDHYAAAMDIDVRTDHRVTRVRRDPEGFRVRTDDGVELYGRSVIAATGGSGSLPHRPEIPALRNFTGTVLHSVEYRSPAAFGGQRVVVVGSGNSAIQIAQELLDHADVTMASRRPVKIWPGSESGLGTGFWRVFQAMSRVPLGHFARHTPKTAGIPNVGGLREDVESGRLERRPMFTQAEGHEIQWSDGTREHVDTVILATGFRPNLGYLDGIGALRPDGWPLQRNGLSSALPGLAYVGLEEQRGWPTALFTAAYDARHLAVRLPRVLRDAGRPLSPATRD
- a CDS encoding AfsR/SARP family transcriptional regulator; protein product: MWIGILGWPEARDHDGQPIDVGGARVRALLARLALDAGRTVPADALIDDLWGSAAPSAALNALQSLAARLRRALAKGNVNRVLLSERGGYHLAVPEADVDAHRFEHLTTQGRRALAAERYETAARLLWDAERLWRGPALSGLGEPPFAAAPTARLVELRLQATEARIDAELARGRHGAVVAEAERLAAEYPLRERLQGQLMRVLYAGGRQSEALAVYERVREALADELGADPSQELTRIHLAVLRHAPELTPADATPETETSAPADTPPTTNIDDTVLEPNLPKPPTAPLTTFVGREKELCDLRSVLEEARLVTIVGPGGAGKSRLATELLIQTERTHDAAWFVELASLTSPADLLQGVMVRLGIREHALLDRHNAATSRMMGDAFTRLAETVRDKDVLLVLDNCEHVVDAAASLTHRLLAACPKLRILTTSREPLGLTGERQLPIAPLAVPAEGTVAIDATFSPAIRLFHERAVNVRPSFTVADDNVAAVIEICRRLDGMPLAIELAAAKVKILSPAQIASRLDDRFRLLTQGSRLALPRHQTLHAVVEWSWDLLDEPERLLARRLSVFPDGATLSAIEDVCSGADLPRARVLDVLGSLAEKSLVESIDAGEDAAPEMRYRMLETVRAFCADRLSEAGETQALRRASARYFLELAETLEPQMRTGEQLRCLATLRAENTNLNAVVRWAIDTEETEIATRLAAALVWYWLLRGGYELHCLVREVMALPSDDLPLERAAVIFAHVNAVPDHVESESEQRAIADIRARLRDTDLSDHPYLALLEPRAALVIENDPALALRALEQVEASPDSWVHAAKLMMRGFLKDNDGDTTTAWRDLSAARNLFARVGDGWGLSMSGQGVGALHSLTGDFGQAISIFRDALSHLEAFGSVEDQPTLRAQIGHELVQAGDLDGARGELTHALDLADRFGVPEAAVWALRGLGNLARSTGDLDTAHHHYRDALAIARERADAHYWRASVLSGLASVCGMRGDLSDARDYVQEAVTLTIHAREMVMFSGVAHSLAVLTHVEGDPERATLLTAMADRVRGARDRGNPDTAWVETHARERLGDAAYDGVYRRGSALSREEAVARVRAAAGVTDDGEPQRPSL